One stretch of Pontiella desulfatans DNA includes these proteins:
- a CDS encoding alpha-L-fucosidase — protein MNIKTGIRATLTIAMGWGAFTAPAGTATDQSIISIMSDPAYPRNVCALPSPENPADKEHLEEWTNAKFGLFIHWGIYSVLEGMWKGEQIPDLGEQIQRHAKIPGREYVEVAKQFNPVKFDGRAYAKLAKEAGMTYMILTSRHHDGFSMFDTAYSDFDIMDATPYKRDIVKGLAEGCRAEGIRLGLYYSNPDWHFQVDPDADSFGVGQKYSPALLEFQQNQLTELLTNYGPIMEIFFDMGKPSIADSQALAKTVRDLQPECLVSGRVMNNQGDFYTLSDNSEATEVLDLPWEAPSTFHSEPGHTWGWKSWVVDPPMEKEVARCVQKLSRVTSRGGNFLLNIGPKPDGTVSEYQTEALQSIGVWVDAHRETIFDVHTTPFKRSPWGASTWKENELYLHVAKWPKDGKIRLPDLFSSVEEVRLFTDASVNYSFEALEQGGVVIHVPRTAPEKYQTVITVQCGGEIKTRVPLVTQTNPDKIDLGKDSLVTRDFIHGMSYACRVKNVQGSWKFNPVKSGKYKVTLGADVKKMKLKKNQQPDMEARPVLISIGENLFRVNIPVALGKIEIEVGEVELKAGSCQTVMIVKDTGMNGEGDPSRFSLEPIWPERLVLIRQ, from the coding sequence ATGAACATAAAAACAGGTATACGAGCAACTTTAACGATCGCCATGGGATGGGGAGCGTTTACGGCACCGGCGGGTACCGCCACCGATCAGTCCATCATTTCGATCATGAGCGATCCAGCCTATCCCCGGAATGTCTGCGCGCTTCCGTCTCCCGAGAACCCGGCCGATAAAGAACATCTGGAGGAATGGACGAACGCGAAGTTCGGACTCTTTATTCATTGGGGCATCTATTCCGTGCTGGAAGGCATGTGGAAAGGCGAACAGATCCCCGATCTCGGTGAGCAGATTCAGCGCCACGCGAAAATTCCCGGTCGCGAATATGTGGAGGTTGCGAAGCAGTTCAATCCGGTAAAATTCGATGGCCGGGCCTATGCGAAGCTGGCGAAAGAGGCCGGTATGACCTATATGATCCTGACCAGCCGACATCACGACGGATTCTCCATGTTCGATACGGCATACTCCGATTTTGATATCATGGATGCCACGCCCTATAAGAGGGATATCGTGAAAGGTTTGGCGGAAGGGTGCCGGGCGGAGGGGATTCGGCTCGGACTGTACTATTCCAATCCCGACTGGCATTTTCAGGTGGATCCGGATGCCGATAGCTTTGGTGTCGGCCAGAAATACTCGCCTGCTCTGCTTGAATTCCAGCAAAACCAACTCACCGAGCTGCTGACGAATTACGGTCCGATCATGGAAATTTTCTTTGATATGGGGAAGCCGTCGATTGCTGATAGTCAGGCCTTGGCCAAGACCGTTAGAGATCTTCAACCGGAGTGTCTTGTCAGTGGTCGAGTGATGAACAACCAAGGAGATTTCTATACGTTGAGCGATAATTCGGAGGCCACGGAGGTTCTCGATCTTCCGTGGGAAGCCCCATCCACATTCCACAGCGAGCCTGGGCATACCTGGGGGTGGAAATCCTGGGTGGTTGATCCGCCGATGGAAAAAGAGGTCGCGCGTTGCGTGCAGAAACTATCACGGGTAACATCACGGGGAGGAAACTTTCTTCTTAACATCGGGCCGAAACCGGACGGTACGGTTTCTGAATACCAAACCGAAGCGTTGCAGTCGATCGGCGTGTGGGTTGACGCGCACCGGGAAACCATCTTCGATGTTCACACGACCCCGTTCAAGCGCTCGCCATGGGGAGCGTCCACGTGGAAAGAGAATGAACTCTATCTGCATGTCGCCAAGTGGCCGAAGGATGGAAAGATCCGTCTGCCGGATTTATTTTCCTCCGTTGAGGAGGTTCGACTTTTTACCGATGCTTCGGTGAACTATTCCTTTGAGGCGCTGGAACAGGGCGGAGTCGTGATCCATGTTCCCCGGACTGCGCCGGAAAAATATCAAACCGTGATTACGGTGCAGTGCGGGGGTGAAATCAAAACGCGTGTACCTCTGGTGACTCAGACGAATCCCGATAAGATCGACCTCGGAAAGGACAGCTTGGTCACGCGGGATTTTATCCATGGGATGAGCTATGCCTGCAGGGTGAAGAATGTGCAGGGTTCCTGGAAATTCAACCCGGTGAAATCGGGAAAATATAAGGTCACGCTGGGTGCCGATGTCAAAAAGATGAAGCTGAAGAAGAACCAGCAACCCGACATGGAAGCGCGTCCGGTTCTGATTTCGATTGGCGAGAACCTCTTCCGGGTAAACATTCCCGTAGCGCTGGGCAAGATCGAGATTGAGGTCGGCGAGGTTGAGCTCAAGGCCGGATCCTGTCAGACCGTTATGATTGTCAAGGATACCGGAATGAACGGGGAGGGCGACCCGTCGCGTTTCTCGTTGGAACCCATCTGGCCGGAACGGCTGGTCCTAATCCGCCAGTGA
- a CDS encoding endonuclease/exonuclease/phosphatase family protein, translated as MNTKKMIILAVLGALSAGSAFGQATELKVMTFNILQSGKKCDEIGSTSPLLNTVRYEDIANVIIESGADVVGITEPNTANPDPILGFLQATNSDWQKLGKVYAKYPITPDPLNPNTGNDDSYAYQVEVGLNRYVYIHVAHWHPKHEGIREIQERMIAGTVPSDLEVFEQEIQGKVSTQSAYNHTLARAKPHIDAGRPLFVMGDFNASSHEDWTADYVSNGMDRWCGNPTNNPPLNFEIEWRGSRTLVDGGLSDAYRAVWPDPVTKPGFTWTPPYANDTGGRRPYDDYASNPKCNMLDRIDWLLFAGSNVAVSAAAVVGENPANPEHDGKSKIIPEIQYSGSWPSDHRAVLGVFSIPEDTGPAIELTEPVIPTRQSADFISDIAQIEGDADPATLGSWSADSGTFDAGQLVLNSNGTFTVSFNDAQFDRWAHTGVLDGDTGWTIEACIRIDDEGSTGGDVGVFDIQSRSSDGGTSPWIYLRPDGIGHRVSGNDAGLLYATNLMDGAFHTFRVATQAEVGHMLWLDGEVVAEWTGNDVVNNKRFFLGRNGGNTVDDGTVTVDYVRVDSTGFYAPPFVPYITSIARDG; from the coding sequence ATGAACACAAAAAAAATGATTATTTTGGCAGTGCTGGGTGCGCTATCGGCCGGGTCGGCTTTTGGTCAGGCGACGGAACTGAAGGTGATGACTTTCAATATTCTGCAATCGGGTAAGAAATGTGATGAAATCGGCAGCACGTCGCCGTTGCTCAACACCGTGCGTTATGAGGACATCGCGAACGTAATCATTGAGTCGGGCGCGGATGTTGTGGGGATAACAGAACCCAATACCGCCAATCCTGATCCGATTCTCGGATTTTTGCAGGCGACGAATTCCGATTGGCAGAAGCTCGGTAAGGTGTACGCCAAGTATCCGATCACACCCGACCCGCTGAATCCGAACACCGGAAACGATGATTCGTATGCCTATCAGGTGGAAGTCGGGTTGAATCGTTATGTGTATATCCATGTGGCGCACTGGCACCCGAAACATGAGGGCATCCGCGAAATCCAGGAGCGCATGATTGCGGGCACGGTTCCAAGCGATCTGGAGGTTTTTGAGCAGGAGATTCAGGGCAAGGTCAGTACGCAGAGCGCGTATAACCACACGCTCGCTCGCGCGAAGCCGCACATTGATGCGGGGCGTCCGCTTTTTGTGATGGGCGATTTTAATGCGTCATCGCACGAGGACTGGACCGCGGATTATGTTTCGAACGGGATGGATCGCTGGTGCGGGAATCCGACGAATAATCCGCCGCTTAATTTTGAGATTGAATGGCGCGGCTCCAGAACGCTGGTTGATGGCGGCCTTTCGGATGCGTACCGTGCCGTCTGGCCCGATCCGGTCACCAAGCCGGGCTTTACGTGGACGCCGCCGTACGCCAACGACACGGGCGGACGCCGGCCTTACGATGATTACGCAAGCAATCCAAAATGTAACATGCTCGACCGGATCGACTGGTTGCTGTTTGCGGGCAGTAATGTGGCGGTTTCTGCGGCGGCGGTGGTCGGCGAAAATCCAGCGAATCCGGAACACGATGGTAAATCAAAAATTATTCCTGAAATTCAGTATTCCGGTTCGTGGCCGTCGGACCATCGCGCCGTACTCGGCGTTTTCAGTATTCCGGAAGATACCGGCCCGGCTATTGAACTGACTGAGCCCGTGATTCCGACGCGCCAGTCGGCGGACTTTATCAGCGATATTGCGCAGATTGAAGGGGATGCCGATCCGGCGACGCTGGGTTCGTGGAGTGCGGATTCGGGCACGTTCGATGCGGGGCAGCTGGTGTTAAACAGCAACGGAACGTTTACGGTTTCATTTAATGACGCGCAGTTTGATCGCTGGGCGCATACGGGCGTGCTCGACGGCGACACGGGTTGGACGATAGAGGCGTGCATTCGTATCGACGATGAGGGTTCGACCGGCGGCGATGTCGGCGTGTTCGATATTCAGTCGCGCTCGTCAGACGGCGGAACGTCGCCGTGGATTTATCTGCGCCCGGACGGGATCGGGCATCGTGTGAGCGGTAACGATGCCGGCCTGCTTTATGCGACGAATCTAATGGACGGCGCTTTTCACACGTTTCGCGTGGCGACGCAGGCGGAGGTCGGGCATATGCTTTGGCTGGACGGAGAGGTGGTGGCGGAGTGGACGGGGAATGATGTCGTGAATAATAAACGCTTTTTCCTCGGCCGCAACGGCGGCAATACGGTGGATGATGGAACGGTGACGGTTGATTATGTCCGTGTTGATTCGACCGGGTTCTATGCGCCGCCGTTCGTGCCGTACATCACCTCGATTGCGCGGGATGGGTAG
- a CDS encoding right-handed parallel beta-helix repeat-containing protein, protein MKFLMLLCLLLSMSVTAAEFYVSPNGNDSDTGSFDAPFKTVVRARDVARSTSELVTVYLREGRYVLDETVVFGLQDGNATYTAFEDEKPVITSARPVTGWKKAKGSLWVADTPEGVEDFKVMFDGDRMLERARSRGFQSPQQKFKTFATRNTALPEDRPLLRRLEFPAGEIKAWDNIGDVEAFFCGVPWTFNISTIEKVDEENNIAWLKYEGNTPPSTTPKPYNPSYIENHISVLDQPGEWCVNTKTRKIHYWPVNGEPGDNICVPTLTEFFRVEGGIDYDGSKDTPVKGLAFKGLTFTQGNRYSWWDDHKGWGIQHDWDKFDHGNALLRFRGAEDCLVENCRFINSGNSAIRLDLHAQNITIQNNLIDRVGHMGILLCGYGPGTKDVNKNNRIVNNLIRRTGELIWHGHAIFVWQSGENVIANNHIREVPRKAIGLCGVRGAIFMEGKKVDWDEASKTIRWDELGCEIFTDEDGTLQSRLLPYLHARNNLVEGNYVYRGRTKIGDGACLNVSGAGTGNVLRRNMLSMVLGNGMRCDDWQQGTTFTENLILSGGVVHKGKNDLINNIFVNSRINFSLYPDQQPDPGSKVQNNLFYFTRDNIIPYTGRESQSIKTPQSLDVENNLYFCESKIDHLEKFLAGWQAKGVDAGSKVADPLFAKKVDLTVEARPDDYLLAKNSPALKMGFKQIDTSKIGLTDEYPATLLAEVFPSKRGTCVSGTAKVVASSKANGDTSKLVKPAANMTAVFETKVEEQPFVVIELEKEVPVDGLEIVADHKDRQNHLRGLTVWTSCDQKHWVEIWRADPYHIAMGRDWLVKPYEVRPAKYVKIGLRPKADLPFQPEDERMKMGKYTLKLNHVGIYSSAL, encoded by the coding sequence ATGAAATTTTTGATGTTACTTTGTTTATTGCTGTCGATGTCGGTCACGGCGGCGGAGTTTTATGTGTCGCCGAACGGGAACGACTCGGATACCGGATCGTTTGACGCCCCGTTCAAAACCGTTGTCCGGGCACGCGATGTCGCGCGTTCCACTTCGGAGTTGGTTACGGTTTATCTGCGCGAAGGCCGCTATGTATTGGATGAGACGGTGGTGTTCGGGCTACAGGATGGAAATGCCACGTATACGGCATTTGAAGACGAAAAACCGGTTATCACCTCTGCCCGGCCTGTGACGGGGTGGAAAAAGGCGAAGGGCAGCCTGTGGGTGGCTGACACGCCAGAGGGCGTCGAGGATTTCAAGGTCATGTTTGACGGCGATCGCATGCTGGAACGGGCTCGCAGCCGAGGCTTCCAAAGCCCTCAGCAAAAATTTAAAACCTTTGCCACGCGCAATACGGCACTGCCGGAAGATCGTCCGTTGTTGCGCCGTTTAGAGTTTCCGGCGGGTGAAATCAAGGCCTGGGACAATATCGGGGATGTGGAAGCCTTTTTCTGCGGTGTACCCTGGACGTTTAATATTTCGACGATTGAAAAGGTGGATGAGGAAAATAACATTGCCTGGTTGAAGTATGAAGGCAATACCCCGCCTTCCACCACGCCGAAGCCCTACAACCCGTCCTACATTGAAAATCATATTTCCGTGCTGGATCAGCCGGGTGAATGGTGCGTCAACACGAAGACGCGCAAGATCCACTATTGGCCGGTCAACGGCGAACCGGGCGATAACATCTGCGTTCCAACGCTGACCGAGTTTTTCCGGGTCGAAGGCGGCATTGACTATGACGGTTCGAAGGATACGCCCGTCAAAGGCCTTGCCTTCAAAGGCCTGACCTTCACGCAGGGCAATCGCTATTCGTGGTGGGACGATCATAAGGGCTGGGGCATCCAGCACGACTGGGATAAGTTTGACCACGGCAATGCGTTGCTGCGTTTTCGCGGTGCGGAGGATTGTCTGGTGGAAAACTGCCGATTTATTAATTCAGGAAACTCGGCGATTCGCCTCGACCTGCATGCGCAGAATATCACCATCCAGAATAACCTGATCGACCGGGTGGGGCATATGGGCATCCTGCTGTGCGGCTATGGCCCGGGAACGAAAGATGTGAATAAGAACAACCGAATCGTGAATAACTTGATTCGCCGAACGGGGGAATTAATCTGGCATGGCCATGCCATCTTTGTCTGGCAGAGCGGTGAAAACGTTATTGCCAACAACCACATCCGCGAAGTGCCGCGCAAGGCGATCGGCCTCTGCGGGGTACGTGGTGCCATTTTCATGGAAGGCAAAAAAGTCGATTGGGATGAAGCCAGCAAGACGATTCGCTGGGACGAGCTGGGCTGTGAAATCTTTACCGACGAGGACGGCACATTGCAAAGCCGCCTACTGCCGTATCTGCACGCGCGGAATAACCTGGTGGAAGGTAACTATGTCTACCGCGGTCGCACCAAGATCGGCGATGGCGCGTGTTTGAACGTGTCCGGTGCGGGAACGGGCAATGTGCTGCGTCGTAACATGCTCTCGATGGTGCTTGGAAACGGCATGCGCTGCGACGACTGGCAGCAGGGCACCACCTTTACTGAAAACCTGATTCTATCCGGCGGCGTGGTGCATAAAGGGAAGAATGATCTGATTAACAACATCTTTGTGAACAGCCGGATCAACTTTTCGCTCTATCCCGACCAGCAACCCGATCCCGGATCGAAGGTGCAGAACAATCTGTTTTATTTCACACGCGACAATATCATCCCGTACACGGGGCGCGAATCGCAGAGCATCAAGACGCCGCAGTCGTTGGATGTTGAAAATAATCTCTACTTCTGTGAAAGCAAAATCGACCACCTCGAAAAGTTTCTGGCCGGCTGGCAGGCCAAGGGCGTCGATGCAGGTTCAAAGGTGGCCGATCCGCTCTTTGCAAAGAAGGTCGATTTGACGGTCGAAGCTAGGCCCGATGACTATCTGCTGGCGAAAAATTCACCGGCCTTGAAGATGGGCTTCAAACAGATTGATACCTCGAAGATCGGGCTGACGGATGAATATCCGGCAACACTGCTTGCCGAAGTATTCCCGTCGAAGCGCGGCACGTGCGTTTCCGGCACCGCCAAGGTCGTGGCCAGCAGCAAGGCCAATGGCGATACCTCAAAACTGGTCAAGCCTGCCGCAAACATGACGGCGGTCTTTGAGACGAAGGTGGAGGAACAGCCCTTCGTGGTGATTGAACTCGAAAAAGAAGTCCCGGTCGATGGACTCGAAATCGTGGCCGACCACAAGGATCGGCAGAATCACCTGCGCGGGCTTACCGTCTGGACTTCGTGCGATCAGAAGCATTGGGTTGAAATATGGCGTGCCGATCCCTACCATATCGCCATGGGCCGCGACTGGCTGGTCAAACCCTACGAGGTGCGCCCTGCAAAGTATGTGAAGATCGGCCTGCGCCCGAAAGCCGATCTGCCGTTTCAGCCTGAAGACGAGCGTATGAAGATGGGAAAATATACCCTGAAGCTCAATCACGTTGGCATTTATTCATCAGCGCTCTAA